Below is a window of Hydrogenimonas sp. DNA.
GGATTACCGTGTAAGGGATATCTTCGTAGCGCTTGTAGAGTATATGGTGCATATGTGTCTTGTCTGCCGAGAAGATGGAGAGGCCGCGCTGCTTTCTGCGTACCATTACGATGAATGTGTCGAGCACCGGCAGGACCACTATGAAAAGGACCGCCATAGGCTCTATGAACTCCATCGCCCTGATAGCCAGAACGGCGACGATGAAGCCGAGGGTCAAAGATCCGCTGTCTCCCATGAATACTCTGGCCGGATGCCAGTTGAAGATGAGAAAGGCCGCCACTCCCGCCATCGTTACGGCCGAGAGCATAATCATCAGCTCATCGCGGTTCGAGTAGCCTATCCAGAAAAACGCCCCCAGCATCACCATTGAAATGGTACCGGCAAGACCGTCGAGGCCGTCGGTCAGGTTGAGAGCGTTTGTAAAGCCGGTTATCGCGAAGACCGTAAAGGGTACGGCTATGAGAAGAGGCAGATCTATTTCGTAGCCTATGTAGTGCCCCAGAGATTTTATGTAGATCCCTTTTACGCAGAGCAGCAGGGCGGCTGTGATGATGAAAAAAAACTTCTTTTTCGGCGGAAGACCCGCGTAATCATCCAGCAGGCCCGCAACAAAGACTATAGCAATTGCGACATAGACGTAGTAGTATTCCTGGAGCCGGTTGAGATCGAAAACGACCGCGGTGAAAGATACCAGCAGGAGTGCCGTAACGAAACATACACCCGCTCCCCTGGGAATCGGGGTTTTGTGCATGCTTCTCTCGTTGGGAATATCCACCATCCCTATTTTTTCGGCATTTTTTATGAAAAGGATTGTGCATACCAGGGTAATGGTAAATGTTATGAGCATCAAAATAAAAATCATCGGATTCCTGTCAGCTTATTGAACCCATGTCGCGCGAAAACCCGGCAGAGGCAGATTTCCAGCGGGGAGCCATCGTCCCCGAAATTCCTAAAACTACAAACCGTAGATTTTTGGAGAATGCTATCCCGAATCAGCAAATAGAATAGATGGGTATGTCCGACTGCTATGATTGTAACGAGTTCATCTATATCTGGACTCGGGATAACCGCCTTTACGCAACATCAGCTACACAATATCTAATACCTACCATTGAGGCAAAAGTTTTCCTATTTGATAATATGTTATTCTAGCGTAACAGTAGTTTAAAAGAGATTAACAGGGGTTGTTTCCACAGGATATCTACGACTCCAGAATCTTTCTGACGGCGGCCGAGCACATTGCCAGACCGAAAGATCCGGTTACTCCGACAAAACTCCCTTTTTGTGTGCACTTCGGGGTTTCCGGACTGAAAAGTGCCGGGTAGTCCCCCTTGAAGCCGCTCTTTTTGAGTTCATAGCGGATTTTTCTGGCAAAGGGGTCTCCGTGGGTTTTCCATATGGAGGCGATCTCTATTTTGGTGGGGTCCAGCTTTCTGGCCCCGCCTGTAGCGCTTATGAGCTTCGGCCACGTTTTGTGTGCGATTGCGATTTTGGCGCGTATGTCGTCGATGGCGTCGAGTACCAGGTTGTATGGCGAAAAGTCGAAACTCTCCACCCATTCGGTATCTATCCTGGCCTCTATCGGGGTTACCGTCGGGTAGAGCTCCGCCAGTCTGCTCACCTTTACGGCACCCACCTTTTCGCTTCCGATCTGCCGGTTCTGGTTCGTTACGTCGTATCTGTCGAAGTCGACTATGGTCACATCTTCGACACCGCTTCTGAAGAGGCAGTCGAGACAGAAGCTGCCTACTCCTCCGACACCCAGAAGCAGCACCTTCGCGCTTCTGAGCTTTTCGAAATCATCCCCCATCAACATACGGCAGCGTTCGTACCTCATAGCCACTTCTCCAGTCGCGGTATATCTTCATGGCTTGTCAGGTCGAGTTGGACAGGGGTAATGGAGACGTAGTCGGCTTTGATCGCTTCGAAGTCACAGAGCCGGTTTTCATCTGGAATCCACTCGAGCGGGTGGAGCCCCAGCCAGTAGTACTCCTCCCCTCTCGGATTGCGGTGCATATGTGCATCGTTTCCGTAGAGGCGGAAGCCCGCCTTGGTGATTTTGTACCCTTGGCACTCTTCGGGCTTTACGGGAGGTACGTTTATATTCAGAAAGCGGCGTTCGCCGAGCGGAAAACCCTCTTCGAGAACCTTTTTGCATATTTTGTAGGCAGCCTCTTTGGCAAGTTCGAAGCCGAGCTCATCGATGCTCTGGCAGCGGCTTCTGCAGACCTGGCTTATGGCGATGCCGGGAATCCCCTGCAGCACCGCTTCCATAGCTGCCGCGGCCGTTCCGCTGTAGGTGATGTCTTCACCCATGTTGGCCCCTTTGTTGATGCCGCTTACGACCAGATCGGGCTGGCGATCCTCGTCGAAAAGGGCATATTTGCTCAGGTAGACGCAGTCGGTCGGGGTTCCGTCGTCGAGTTTGAAAAAGTCGTCGTCTAGCTCCACGAAACGTAGCGGTCGCGTCAATGTAAGACTGTGGCCGCAGGCCGACTTTTCCAGTGTCGGCGCCACTACGGTCACGTGGCCTAGAGGCCTGAGCGCCTCTACCAGCGCGTGGAGTCCTTCAGATTCGAAACCGTCGTCGTTTGTAATCAGTATTCTTTTCATCCTGTCCTGTCCGGAATTTTTGGTGTATTATAATACAATATACGATACTGATATTGCGTATAATTTCTTAGCCTCTGGATTTGAGCGAAAAAATATCGTTTGACCGAAATCTACGATTTCGTAGGTTCAGGGGGTGCAGGGGACGGTAACTCCCCGCCAAAGCTTGGGCTTGGCTCAAGCTTTGCGTAACAGTTGGTAGAACAGTGAAAATCGTGTAAGGATAGTGAGTGAAACATCTTCCCGTTGCCCTGCTGGGCGGTATAGTCTACTTTATCGGCGAAGAGGGGGTCTTGTATTCGCTGCGCGAGGGGAAGAGAGTTCTAGAGTGTGACGAACTTGCCAGGCCGGTCGCCATCTGTGCCGGTGTCGGCGGATGCGGGAACTACCGTATTTTCATAGCCGATGCAGAAGACAGGGGGCTCAAAGTGTTCGATCCGCTGAACCGGCGCCTCGATCTTCTCGCCACGCTTCCAGAAACCCCGCTCGGAATCTCGAAAGAGGAGTGCAGGCTCGTCGTTGCCGTTGAGGGCGGTATCGTGGAGTTCGATCTGAAGAGTCTGAAAATCGTGGGGAGTTTTGCGCTGTGAAGCTGCTTGTAAGCGCACTGGAGCCGTCGGCCAACCTCCACCTGAAGTATCTGCTCGAAAAGCTAGAAGGTGTCGAGATATCCGGAATATTCGACCGTCAGCTGGGAGAGCCTCTCTACGGGATGGATGAGTTTTCGGTTATGGGTGTCGTGGATGTCCTTTCCAAATATTTCAAAGGGAAAGAGGCGGTTGCGGAGATGGCCTCTTTGGCCAGAGAGTGCGACAAAGTGCTTCTCATAGATGCTCCCGCTTTCAATATTCCGCTGGCGAAAGAGATAAAGAAGAGATATCCCAATAAGGAGGTCATCTACTACATATTGCCGAAGGTGTGGGCATGGAAACGTAAAAGAGCCGCCCTGGTGGATCGTTACTGCGACCGTCTCGCCTCCATCTTCCCGTTCGAGTCGAAGTTTTACGAAAGGGCCGAGTATGTGGGCAACCCGCTGCTCGATGAGATAGAAACGGGGCGGAAGCCGGACCCCGATAGAGAGACCATAGCCTTTCTGCCCGGAAGCAGAAGGGGCGAGATCACCCGCCTGATGCCTGTTTTCAAGGAGACAGCGGCCGGGCTTGAGGGGCGTAGAAAACTGCTTGTCATTCCATCTTTCGTAGATGAGAAGAAGATAGCGGAGTGGTACGGCGATATAAGCGGTTTCGAGGTGGTGAACGATACGCACGAAGCGGTTGCGCAGAGCCACTTCGCCTTTGTGTGCAGCGGTACGGCGACGCTGGAGACCGCACTTATAGGCACCCCTTTCGTGCTGGTATACAAAGCCCGTCCGCTCGACTACGCCATAGGGCGTTTTTTCGTCAAACTCCCCCATGTGGGTCTTGCAAATATCATAATGGATTTCGAGGGGCGATCTGTCGTGCATCCGGAGATTTTTCAGGAGGATGTGAACCCGCGGAATCTTCTGAACCTGTACGGAAGCGTCGATCGTGACCTGTTTGAGAGAAAAAGTCGTGAACTGCGGGAGATTTTGAAGCACGGCAGCGCTTCCGCGGTCGCAAAGATGATACAATAATCAAAAAAATTGGAGAGTTTTATGCAGAAAGAGCCGATGACCGAATACGGTTTCAAGAAACTGAGCGAAGAGCTGGAGTACCTGAAGTCGCAGGCGCGGCCGGCGGTCGCCAAAGAGATAGAAAAAGCACGTGAACTGGGCGATCTGAAGGAGAATGCGGAGTACCATGCCGCAAAAGAGAAGCAGGGGATGATGGAGGCCAGAATAGCCGAGTTGGAAGATATTCTCGGTCGTGCGCAGGTTGTAGACCCTTCCAAGCTTGAGCACAAGCGTGTCAGCTTCGGTTCCACGGTTACGCTGATCGATCTAGATACCGACGAAGAGGTTACATATACGATAGTCGGTGCAAGCGAAGCGAACCCGGACAAGGGGCTGATCTCCTACCACTCTCCGCTTTCGCGCCAGCTTATCGGCAAGGAGCCCGGGGACGAGGTGCGCATGAAGCTTCCCGGCGGCGAAAAAGAGTATGAGATAGAGCAGGTCTGCTACAAAGAGATCTGTTTCGGGGCTTGAAGATGACTCCCGTTGCCGTGATCGGTGCCAGCGGATATACCGGGCTGGAGCTCATAAAGATTCTTCTGCAGCATCCGGAATTCGAACTTGTCTACGTGGCTGCAAGCGAAGGCGGGCTCTCTACCGATGCGATGCATCCGGCACTGGCAAAGGTTTTTTCCGTTCCGGTGGAGAAAGCGGATGCCGCAGAAGTCGCGAAGAGGGCGGAGCTCGCTTTTCTCGCGCTGCCGCACAAAACCGCTATGGGATTCGCGTCCGAGCTTCTTGAGCGCGGGGTGAAGGTGGTCGATCTTTCGGCCGACTACCGCCTGAAGCAGGAGACCTACGAAGAGTACTACTGTCCGCACGAGGATGAGAAGAACCTTCCGGAATCGGTCTACGGCCTTCCGGAGTTTTACCGAGAAAAGATAAAGAGGAGCCGTCTTGTAGCCAACCCGGGGTGCTATCCGACCGCTTCGCTGCTGGGGCTTCTGCCTTTTATCCCCCACATCAAAGAGGGATCGCCTCTGTATATAGACGCAAAAAGCGGCGTCAGCGGCGCCGGCAAGAAGCTTTCGGCCTCTACGCACTATGTAAACATAAACGAGAATATATTCGCCTACAACCCGATCACTCACCGCCACGCTCCGGAGATAGCCGAAAAGATAGACGACCTCTTCGTTACGCAGGTGGATGTGAACTTCGTTCCCCACCTGATTCCGGTTACGAGGGGAATGCTCTGCAGCGTATATATGCAGGTCGAAAACAAGATAGACCCGGTTGAGGTTCTGAACGATATATATAAAGATGAGCCTTTTGTGCGTGTAAGAACCGAGCCGGTCGACATAAAGTCGGTGGCCGGCACAAACTTCTGCGACATATTCGCAGTAAGAAACGGAAACTCCCTCTTTATCTCCTCGGCCATTGACAATCTGTTGAGGGGTGCCAGTTCGCAGGCCGTGGTGAATGCGAATATAGTCTGCGGTTTCGATGAGGGGATGGGGATACCCAGATTTGCTTATGTACCTTAGATATAGTGGGTAGTGGGCAGCGGGCAGCTGGCAGTTGGCAGTAGGTTATAGGTTGTAGGTTATAGGTTGTAGGTTGCAGGTTTTGGGTTTTGGGTTTTGGGTTTTTGTGAGGAGTTGTTTTGGGTTGTGAGGTTGTTTTGCGGGAGGGGGCTTGGTTTATTGCCGATTCTCACTATGCCCGTTACAATACCGCGCTTTATGACTTTCTTTCGAAACTTTCGCCTGATGATCTGCCGCCCCAGATCTTTCTGATGGGTGATATTTTCGATCTTCTTTTCGGGTATGCACGAAATTCGATTCAACCAAACAGAAAAATGGTCGATCTTTTACAACAGATTGCCAGGCAATGCGAGGTGATCTATCTTGAGGGCAATCACGATTTCGGCCTTGAACCGCTCTTCGGCGGGGTGATCAGAGTCGTTCCGCGCTCCGGGCAGCCGCTTATGGCAAGGTTCGCGGAACATAGCGTAGCTCTCCATCACGGAGATACTCTCCAGGGGGTCGGCTACGAAATCTATACGGCTCTGATACGCAACACTCTGGTCGACCGTCTGCTGAATATGCTCGACACTGCGACAGACGGTGCGGTTATAGGGTGGCTGGAGCGTTACAACCGGAAGAAGAGGCCCTGTTACAAGATAGATGATTTTGAAAAGCTGATGCGAAAGCGTCTGGACATTTTAAAAGAGAGATACGACTTCGATATCTGGATCGAGGGTCACTTTCACCAGAATGTCCGGTTCGACTATGAGCATTTGAGCTACTTCAATCTTCCCGCGTTTGCCTGTGCCAATACATACACTGTCATCCGCCTTGAAGGAGACTCCGTGGAGTTCGAGGAGAGGCGCATGACGTAAAAGGCGCAACATGGGATCAAAAGGCGACATACTGCAAGTCGGCTCCAATGAGCTGGAACTGGTGGATTTCCGTATCTTCAAAGAGGAGAACGGCAAGGTCTACGAAGGTATCTACGGTATTAACGTCTCCAAGGTAAGAGAGATCATCAAATATCCGAAACTTACCGAACTTCCGGGCGTACCGGATTTCATAGAGGGCATATTCGACCTCAGGGGTGTTGTAATACCGGTGGTCGATCTCGCCAAATGGATGGGTATATCTCCCCCGCAGAACCAGGAGATTCATCCACGTGTAATCATCGCAGAGTTCAACAATATTCTCATAGGTTTCGTCGTTCATGAAGCGAAGAGGATACGCCGCATAAACTGGGGCGATATAGAGCCGGCTACGTTTACATCCGGAGACGGTGTTCTGGACAAGAGCAAGATTACCGGTGTGACCAGAATCGAGAACGACGAGGTGCTTCTCATTCTCGATCTCGAAAGTGTAGTCGAAGAGCTGGGATTCTACCAACCGGATGTGGATGCTGAGGTGACGGTAGACAAATTCACGGGAATGGCTATGGTTCTGGACGACAGCCTTACAGCCAGGAAGATAGTGAAAGAGGCCCTCCAGAAGATGGGTTTTGCGGTAGTCGAGGCGAAAGACGGCCAGGAGGCACTGGAGAAACTCGAAGAGCTCTATGAGCACTATGGACCAAGGCTGACGGATGAGATGAAGATCATAGTTTCAGATGTGGAGATGCCTAGAATGGACGGATTCCACTTCGCGGCCAGGGCCAAGGAGGACCCACGTTTCGAAGAGATTCCTATCGTCTTCAACTCCTCGATCAGCGACCACTTCAGCGAGGAGCGCGGCAGAGATGCCGGCGGTGAGGGATACATGGTCAAGTTCGACGCAAACGTCTTTTACTCGGAGATTTCCAAGATTGTGCGCTCGCATATCAAGACGGCTTCATAAAGGATTAGGTGATGGATGAATTTCAGGAGATTTTGGAAGACTTTTTGATTGAGGCGTTCGAGATGATCGAACAGCTCGATAACGATCTTATCGAGCTCGAAAACAGCCCGGACGATCTCGATCTGTTGAACCGTATATTTCGTGTCGCCCATACCATCAAGGGCTCCAGTTCGTTTCTCAATTTCGATGTTCTGACGCATCTTACCCACCATATGGAGGATGTGCTCAACAAGGCGAGGAGGGGCGAGTTGAGAATTACCCCCGAAGTCATGGATGTGGTTTTGGAGTCTACCGACAAGATGAAGGGGCTCCTGGAACATATCAGGGAGACGGGCAGTGATGAGGGGGCGATAGATGTGGCTCCTACCGTAAAACGTCTGGAAGCGATTCTAAACGGAGGCCAGATAGAGGAGGAGACTCCAGCCGCCGCAGAGCCTGAACCTGAGCCTGAGCCGCAGCCCGAGCAGAAGGATATATCCGAGATGAGCGAAGAGGAGGTGGAGGCCGAGATAGAGCGTCTGCTTGCCGAGCGTCAGGAGGAGGACCGAAAGCGCAGGGAGGCGAAAAGAGCGGCCGAAGCTGCCGGTGAAGAGCCGCCGTCTAGCGAAGAGAAGGATCTTTCCGAGATGAGCGAGGAGGAGGTGGAGGCCGAGATAGAGCGTCTGCTTGCCGAGAGACAGGAGGAGGACCGAAAGCGCAGGGAGGCGAAAAAGAGGGCCCAAAAGGAGAGTGGGGAGAGTCCGGAGCCGAAAAGAGAGGAGCAGCCGAAGCAGGCTGCCGCACCTCGGAAGAAGGAGGAGTCGAAACCGGCTCAGAAAGAGCGGAAAACCACCGTGGAGCAGACGATCCGTGTGGATGTGAAGCGGCTTGACGACCTGATGAACCTTATAGGTGAACTCGTGCTGGGCAAAAACAGGCTGCTGAAAATCTATGACGATGTAGAGGAGCGTTACGAGGGCGAGCAGTTTCTCGAAGAGCTAAACCAGGTTGTCTCTTCGGTTTCGCTCGTTACCACGGATCTGCAGATAGCGGTAATGAAGACTAGAATGCTTCCTATAGGTAAGGTCTTCAACAAGTTCCCGAGAATGGTACGTGACCTTTCAAGAGAGCTTCACAAGGAGATAGAGCTTGTCATAAGCGGTGAAGAGACGGAACTTGACAAATCTATCGTCGAGGAGATAGGCGATCCGCTCGTGCATATCATCAGAAACTCCTGCGACCACGGCATAGAGCGTCCGGAGGAGAGGGTCGCCAAAGGGAAGCCGCCCAAGGGGACGGTAGAGCTGAAGGCCTACAACGAGGGGAACCATATCATCATCGAGATCGTCGACGACGGTAAAGGGCTCGATCCGGAGATGTTGAAGATGAAGGCTGTGGAGAAGGGTCTCATAAGTGAGAAAGAGGCCGATCAGATGAGCGACAAAGAGGCATATATGCTTATCTTCAAACCGGGCTTCTCCACAGCGGCGCAGGTGACAAACGTATCGGGACGAGGTGTCGGTATGGATGTCGTAAGAAGCAATATAGAGAAGTTAAACGGTATCATCGAGATCGACTCCGAGGTTGGTAAGGGAACGACGCTGAAGCTCAAGATTCCTTTGACCCTGGCTATCATACAGTCGCTGCTTGTGAGTGTGCAGGAGGAGTACTATGCGATTCCTTTGGCATCGGTACTCGAAACAGTAAGAATCACCCCCGACGAGATTCAGAGTGTAGAGGGGCGCAGCGTTCTGAGGCTGCGTGACGAAGTGCTCTCCCTTGTACACCTGGTTGATCTTTTCGATGTAGAGAGAGTCTTCAGCATGGGTGAGCACGCATATGTGGTCATTATAGGAATCGCCGAGACCAAGATCGGCCTTATTGTCGATTCGCTGATCGGGCAGGAAGAGGTCGTTATCAAATCTCTGGGAGAGTATCTAAAAGGCATAGAGGGTATTGCAGGTGCCACTATCAGGGGAGACGGAAGGGTGACTCTCATTGTCGATGTAGGCGCCCTTATGGATCTGGCGAAAAATGTCAAGAGTTCCATGCAGAATCTTGAAGACAGCATTGTAAAGAGCGAGAAGAGCTCTCCCGCAGATTACAATGTCCTTGTCATAGATGACAGCAAAACGGATAGAACCATAATGAAAAAAGCTCTGGAGCCTCTTGGTGTAAGCATAACTGAGGCGACAAACGGGGTGGAGGCTCTAAATCTCATGAAAGATGGCAGCAAGAGCTTCGATGCAGCCCTCGTCGATATAGAGATGCCGCGTATGGACGGCTATACACTCGCCGCGGAGATCAGAAAGTTCAACAAGTTCAAATCGATCCCCCTTATCGCCGTAACCAGCCGTACAAGCAGGAGCGACAGGATGCGCGGAGTCGAAGTGGGTATGACAGAATATATAACCAAACCGTACACTCCGGAGTATCTTATGAACGTAGTGGCAAGAAATATAAATCTGAATGTGGAGCAGACATCATGAGCAATCAACTGGAGAAGGTTCTGCAAAAACAGCAGCAACAGCAGAAAGCGCCTGATGAGGGTGAAATAGAAAATGTGATCCAACTTGTCGGCTTTATGGTCGGAGAGGAGGAGTTTGCCGTACCGATTCTGGGAATTCAGGAGATTATAAAGCCGATAGAGTATACCAGAGTGCCCAAAACACCGCCGTATGTTCTCGGAGTTTTCAATCTCAGAGGCAGTGTGCTTCCTCTTATCGATCTGCGTATGAAGTTCGGTCTATCCAAATCTAAAGAGAATGAAGATACCCGCTATATGGTGATAAAACACAACGATGAGGTAGCCGGTTTCGTCATAGACCGCCTGACACAGGCTACCAGGATAAAGGAGAGTGCTATCGATCCCGCTCCGGAGACTCTCAACGACGAGCAGAATCTTATCTACGGAGTGGGTAAGCAGAAGGAGAAGCTGATCTCTATTCTAAATGTCGAGGCCCTTTTGAAGCGCGACTTTTAGGAGCGGGAGCGCAGCAGCTTTTTCGCCAGCGTGAAGCGGTTCGCAGTCATCAGATGGATTTTCGGATGAATCTCTCTGACCGATTCGAAAATAGCACTGCTCAGGGCCAGCCCTCTCTTCTCCTCCTCTTCCTCCCCTTTTCTGTGTGCTTCGTAGAGTTCGTCAATCCATTTTTTCGGGACGTCTATTCCCGGCACGTGCGATGCCAGGAACTGGGCGGTGCGGAGTTTCGTGACGGGGAAGAGTCCCAGAATCAGCACCCCTTTTCCGTTTCCGCTAAGATCTTTGGCCTCCTCGAAAAGCTCCAGCAGTTTCAGGGCGTTCTCGGTATCGAAAACCGGCTGGGTGATTATGCCCAACGCTCCGTGTTCAAGTTTTTTCGTAAATTTCTTCAGAAGTGTTTTTGGATTTTTCGCAAAGGCGTTGCTGACGGCGAAAGGGTATATCGGGCGGGGTTTGATGCCGAATTCACGCCCTGCATAGTCGATGCCGGCATTGAAGCATTTGATGATATCCAGAAGCATCGTACTGTCGGCTTCGAACACACCTTTTGAGGCTGGCTGGTCGCTTATCTTGGCCGGGTCTCCCGTGAGAGCCAGTACGGCCCTTACATCTATCGAGTTTGCACCCAGCAGGTCGGACTGAAGGGCTATCTTGTTCCTGTCTCTCATGCTCATGGTGGCCAGCACCGGTTTTTTGAACCGCTCCTGAAGCTGCATGGCCGCTATTATGGAGTTGAATTTGAGTTTCGCAAGCGGATTGTCGGTTGTGCTGAAACCGTCTACATACTCCGCTATACCCAGTTTTTCTATGGTGTCGATGACCGGGGTGAATGAGGCGTCGTGCCTCGGAGTGGTTTCCAGCGTTATATACTCCGCTTTGGGGTCTTGAAGTTTCTCTATTAATTGTTCGAACATCTGATTCCGTTATCTGCTTGTTAATTTGGTTTGGATATTATATCACTTGTTTTACAGCCCGCAACCGTTTGCGGGGCCAAAGGAGAAGATTTTCATGAAACTTGCGGTATTCGATTTCGACTCCACGCTGATGGACGGTGAGACGATCGACTTTCTCGCCGAACCGTTGGGACTGAAGGAGAAGGTGGCGGTGATAACGGAGCGCGCCATGCGCGGCGAGCTCGACTTTTTCGAGAGTCTTACGACAAGAGTACAGCTTCTCGAGGGGCTGGAGGCGGAGAAGGTGGATGAGATCTGTCGCAATCTGCCCTACATGCCCGGTGCGAAAGAGGCGATAAGCGGACTCAAGAGTATTGGTTACCGCGTCGTCGTCTTCAGCGGAGGCTTCAGAAATGCCACTTCATATGCCAAGGAGATATTGGGGTTCGATGCCGACTTTTCAAATGTTCTGCACACCAGGGACGGCCGGCTGACAGGCCTTGTAGGCGGAGATATGATGTTCGACTTCTCCAAAGGAGATATGCTTGTCAGGCTGCAGAATCTTCTCGGGGTGACTCCGGGGGATACGGTCGTTGTCGGTGACGGCGCGAATGACCGAAGTATGTTCGCCCATGCCGAAACGAAGGTAGCCTTCTGCGCCAAGGAGATTTTGAAAAAAGAGGCCAATGTCGTCATAGAGACGAAAGATCTCACCCAGATTCTGCCGCATGTCTCTTAGCCTCCAATCTATTTTCGACTCCGTAAAGCGGTATAAGAAGGAGCTTGTCGCCGGCAATGCGGTCGCGCTTCTTGCCGCAGCGGTGAGTGTGCCCACCCCTTTGCTGATTCCGGTACTGGTGGATGAGGTACTGCTGAAAAAGAGCCACACCGTAACCGGCTGGATAGATACATATATCGCTCCTATGCAGACAGTCGGCTACGTTTTGACCATTCTTCTAGCCACGGTTCTGCTGCGTATCGCCTACACCGGATTGAGTATAGTGCAGACAAAGATATTTATGCAGATATCCAAAGATGTGACCTACCGCATTAGAACGGATGCGCTGGAGCATCTTAAACGTATATCGATGAAGGCTTACGAGACCTCCCGGTCCGGCGCCGTAGCCTCCAAACTGGTTACGGACGTCGAGACGGTAGACTCCTTCATAGCGTCCACTGTCAGCAGGCTCATCGTATCTGTTCTCTCGCTCGTCGGAATTGCCGGAGTACTGCTCTGGATACACTGGGGGCTGGCACTCTTCATCATCGTTCTCAATCCGCTGGTCATAACGTTCACCACAAAGCTGGCAAGGAAGGTCTCCAGGCTGAAAAAGGAGGAGAACAGGGCCATCGAAGCTTTCCAGTCGGCGTTGACAGAGACGCTCGATCTTTTCGGGCAGATCCGGGCTTCGAACCAGGAGGAGAGGTTTTTCGCCAAACTCAGAGGGCGTGCCTACGATGTGAAAGAGCGCAGTGTAGAGTTCGGATGGAAGAGTGACGCCGCAAGTCGTGTTTCGTACCTCACATTTCTCGCGGGTTATGAGGTTTTCAGAGCGGCAAGCATACTGGCCGTCGCCTTCTCCGATCTGAGTATAGGTATGATGCTGGCCGTTTTCGGGTATCTGTGGTATATGGTTACACCGGTTCAGGATATTTTGGGAATCCAGTACGCCCTCCACAATGCCAGAGCGGCCGTGGAGCGCATAAACGAGGTCCTAAAGATGCCTACGGAGCCTCACTACCCGCACATAAAGAACCCTTTTACCGCCGACAGGGTGGGGGTTCGGCTGGAGGGTGTCAGTTTCGGATACTCCGCCGACTCCTACGTGCTCAAAGATGTAGATTTCCGGGCCGAGCCTTCGCAGCGGGTCGCCCTGGTAGGTGCGAGCGGGTCGGGAAAGACTACACTCGCCCAGCTCATAGTCGGTTTCTACCCGGTCGAAAAGGGCTCTCTCCTTTTCAACGGAACCGATGTGAAAGAGATAGGGCTGGATGTCGTCAGGGAGCATGTGAACCTGGTGCTTCAGAGCCCGAAGCTGTTTCACGACACCGTGAGATTCAACATAACGCTCGGCAAGGATGTCCCGGAGCAAAAGATATGGGAGGCGCTGGAGATGGCGCAGATGAAAGATGTGGTAGAGCGGTTCGATAAGGGGCTCGATACCGTGGTCGGCAGAGAGGGTATCAAACTCTCGGGAGGTCAGAGGCAGCGTATAGCGATAGCCAGGATGGTCGTAGCCGATCCCAAGATAGCGATACTGGACGAATCAACGTCGGCTCTCGATGTTCACACCGAGGCGCACCTCTACGATGCGCTGGAGCCCTTTTTCGAATCGCGTACCACGCTAATGATAGCGCACAGGCTCAGTACGATTCGCAAAGCGGACTACATATATGTACTAGAAAACGGCCGTATAGCGGAAGAGGGGACACACGAAGAGCTTCTGAAAG
It encodes the following:
- a CDS encoding chemotaxis protein CheV, giving the protein MGSKGDILQVGSNELELVDFRIFKEENGKVYEGIYGINVSKVREIIKYPKLTELPGVPDFIEGIFDLRGVVIPVVDLAKWMGISPPQNQEIHPRVIIAEFNNILIGFVVHEAKRIRRINWGDIEPATFTSGDGVLDKSKITGVTRIENDEVLLILDLESVVEELGFYQPDVDAEVTVDKFTGMAMVLDDSLTARKIVKEALQKMGFAVVEAKDGQEALEKLEELYEHYGPRLTDEMKIIVSDVEMPRMDGFHFAARAKEDPRFEEIPIVFNSSISDHFSEERGRDAGGEGYMVKFDANVFYSEISKIVRSHIKTAS
- a CDS encoding signal transduction histidine kinase CheA codes for the protein MDEFQEILEDFLIEAFEMIEQLDNDLIELENSPDDLDLLNRIFRVAHTIKGSSSFLNFDVLTHLTHHMEDVLNKARRGELRITPEVMDVVLESTDKMKGLLEHIRETGSDEGAIDVAPTVKRLEAILNGGQIEEETPAAAEPEPEPEPQPEQKDISEMSEEEVEAEIERLLAERQEEDRKRREAKRAAEAAGEEPPSSEEKDLSEMSEEEVEAEIERLLAERQEEDRKRREAKKRAQKESGESPEPKREEQPKQAAAPRKKEESKPAQKERKTTVEQTIRVDVKRLDDLMNLIGELVLGKNRLLKIYDDVEERYEGEQFLEELNQVVSSVSLVTTDLQIAVMKTRMLPIGKVFNKFPRMVRDLSRELHKEIELVISGEETELDKSIVEEIGDPLVHIIRNSCDHGIERPEERVAKGKPPKGTVELKAYNEGNHIIIEIVDDGKGLDPEMLKMKAVEKGLISEKEADQMSDKEAYMLIFKPGFSTAAQVTNVSGRGVGMDVVRSNIEKLNGIIEIDSEVGKGTTLKLKIPLTLAIIQSLLVSVQEEYYAIPLASVLETVRITPDEIQSVEGRSVLRLRDEVLSLVHLVDLFDVERVFSMGEHAYVVIIGIAETKIGLIVDSLIGQEEVVIKSLGEYLKGIEGIAGATIRGDGRVTLIVDVGALMDLAKNVKSSMQNLEDSIVKSEKSSPADYNVLVIDDSKTDRTIMKKALEPLGVSITEATNGVEALNLMKDGSKSFDAALVDIEMPRMDGYTLAAEIRKFNKFKSIPLIAVTSRTSRSDRMRGVEVGMTEYITKPYTPEYLMNVVARNINLNVEQTS
- a CDS encoding positive regulator of CheA protein activity, with the translated sequence MSNQLEKVLQKQQQQQKAPDEGEIENVIQLVGFMVGEEEFAVPILGIQEIIKPIEYTRVPKTPPYVLGVFNLRGSVLPLIDLRMKFGLSKSKENEDTRYMVIKHNDEVAGFVIDRLTQATRIKESAIDPAPETLNDEQNLIYGVGKQKEKLISILNVEALLKRDF
- a CDS encoding 5,10-methylenetetrahydrofolate reductase, producing the protein MFEQLIEKLQDPKAEYITLETTPRHDASFTPVIDTIEKLGIAEYVDGFSTTDNPLAKLKFNSIIAAMQLQERFKKPVLATMSMRDRNKIALQSDLLGANSIDVRAVLALTGDPAKISDQPASKGVFEADSTMLLDIIKCFNAGIDYAGREFGIKPRPIYPFAVSNAFAKNPKTLLKKFTKKLEHGALGIITQPVFDTENALKLLELFEEAKDLSGNGKGVLILGLFPVTKLRTAQFLASHVPGIDVPKKWIDELYEAHRKGEEEEEKRGLALSSAIFESVREIHPKIHLMTANRFTLAKKLLRSRS
- a CDS encoding phosphoserine phosphatase, whose translation is MKLAVFDFDSTLMDGETIDFLAEPLGLKEKVAVITERAMRGELDFFESLTTRVQLLEGLEAEKVDEICRNLPYMPGAKEAISGLKSIGYRVVVFSGGFRNATSYAKEILGFDADFSNVLHTRDGRLTGLVGGDMMFDFSKGDMLVRLQNLLGVTPGDTVVVGDGANDRSMFAHAETKVAFCAKEILKKEANVVIETKDLTQILPHVS